The genomic window attaaattgtAATTAAGATAACTAAAAACTTGggatatttttacgctcttttcaatggtggtattatctttttgaagaattaatatatacagggtgaaagaattgaaaaaacaacgacatatttttacatataaaaatcaggaaaaacacaccttctggtaaaccgattcttccggttcaagagctcAATCTTATACACCAAAAAtagaacccatataccaaatttggttaaagttggacttttcattcaaaagttgTCGTGCttttagtcacatatgtatcgtcgccattttgaatgcccgccatttttgtaaaagttaaaatctgagatggcctcgaaTTCAGTTTTGAACCTTtttatgtgtagtatgtgtggtccaaattatatgcttctatcattaaatgcacaattcttacaatatttgcacgaatctgctgcACTACCACCCGTTTATAGTAAATGGATTGTAAATCTTTTGGTTTAGTTAAAACAAGAAATATGACAAAGGTGCTAGCTCCCTGAACCAATAATATCGAGCCTTACACACATGTGCACACAAACATAAAATCTTCCATTTTTAAATAAACGGGAGAGCTCTAAAGAACTATGTTCTTATACTCAATACTCACTCTTAAGTATGAAggattaaacaaatattttttatgttatagaCCTTTATATCCGCTTTCATTATCGAAACTGAGAACAGCATTGTTTTGGCGAGCCCAGACAGAGAAATCGAACTCGATCTACTTTCTGACCCTAGCATAAAGAGCCAGCTGGAAATTGGTTTCAACATTGACTACAAGATCCCCGCTACTAACATACGAACGATGCCCATAGAAATAGAAGAAGAGTTTAAAGTGAAGGAGACCGGAGATTGGTTAGACTGTGCTTCTCGAAATTCCGGAATACCAAGATGGATACTTCTATCTGCAATATTAACAGCTGTGTTAATTGCTCTTTGGCTCAGTTTTTCGTCTGAAAAAAGAAGCGGCTCTGAAGACGATATTCATGAAATTGATATTGCTGACGATAAATTGATTTTAACCAATGACGAGTTACCTTTGGCTAAAGATGAGACCATTCTCTATTTTGGACCTGTTGTTTCTGACGTTATTAAGAAAGAAGCACCGCCCAAATACACCGCTAGGAGTGAAGAAGTTTAAATCACTAACTATACTTGGTAGCTATAACGTTTTGATTATATCCAGCGAgtgttaataattatttttgtcaaaagaTGTTGAGTGAGTGTCATTGATGTGTTCATGAAATTGTTATCTGAAGCAATTATTACTACGAGGGTCATTCTTAAAAAAGATTACCTATGCTGCTGAGAAAGAGTGCGATGTGCTgggagaaatctggcaacactgccttACCTATCACCTCTCCCTCTCTCTTAAACACCAGTTTCGCCTCACTGCATTGCTCAGTGTCGGCCTAGCAGCCTTTGAAGATGGATGTCATGGTCGCTATTACCGTCAATGTGAAATTTATGCTgtgttttttaaatgcaaaaaGGATTTCACCTATTGACATTCGTCGTTAGTTAATCAAAGTTTACGGGTAAAAGTGCATATTTGTTCAACATGTTCGCAAATGGTACACAGAATTAAGTGAAGATCGGAGCAGAAGGTCTTCAGATTTATCGTGAATTTCCGTTCAGCCTTCACTGAATTCTCTACATGTTGAACAGATATGCACTTTTACCCATAAACTTCGATTAACTGACGATGAATGTCAATACATATTGACAATATTGCATATTGcaatattttgcatttaaaaaacgtGTCACAGCATTAATTTCACATTGGTCGTAACAGCGACAGGACCTCCATCTTCGACAGCTGCTAGGCTGATAGATACTGAGCTATGCAGCGAGGCGAAACTGGTAGGTAAGAGAGAGAGGGAGAGCTGATGTGTAAGGCTGTGTTGCCAGATTTCTCCGAGCACATCCAACAGCATAGGGAACCCATAAAAATTTAGTGATTGAACACTATAATAGTACTATAGACAAAATCTCTAAATCTTCAAATTGGCTATTTTTGACAACCACATTTAGAATTGCTATTAATGCATTATTGTGGCGATaatctgtttttttattatttcatgtaCACATCACAATTCAAATATATCTATTTTAAAGGCTGTTCTGCCATCTTACAATTGATCTCATTTATATAATGTTAAGGTATTTTTGAATATCCGGAAAAATCACAGTATATTTGATCGC from Diabrotica virgifera virgifera chromosome 5, PGI_DIABVI_V3a includes these protein-coding regions:
- the LOC114332736 gene encoding transmembrane protein 59-like, which produces MKYLPYKILLICLLNYGLSAFAFGPDQCISICKSAKLPTLELDFYEQVVCQRGCRFFNIIKYKDVPNINQTRKECHISCEESYIVKEEKDICQKGCNLMAREQETFISAFIIETENSIVLASPDREIELDLLSDPSIKSQLEIGFNIDYKIPATNIRTMPIEIEEEFKVKETGDWLDCASRNSGIPRWILLSAILTAVLIALWLSFSSEKRSGSEDDIHEIDIADDKLILTNDELPLAKDETILYFGPVVSDVIKKEAPPKYTARSEEV